One window of Novosphingobium sp. IK01 genomic DNA carries:
- a CDS encoding LysR substrate-binding domain-containing protein, protein MTLEQLRIFVGVAEREHMTRAAEALNVTQSAASGAIAALEGRYGVPLFHRVGRGIQLTEAGRGFLDEARSVLGRAAHAETMLADYAGLARGTLRLVASQTIASYWLPPILAAFHERHPQIAVELAIDNTEGAAAQVLDGAAELGFVEGVIDEPALADWIVGQDPMVLVSRADVAQVDEAWLRAARWIVREQGSGTRSSFEEVLRGRGVDPASLDVTMTLPSNEAVRTAVEAGAGVAALSRLVVAPALAAGTLAELPFVLPDRPFHALRHKERYRTRAADALTDLIKEQAR, encoded by the coding sequence ATGACGCTTGAGCAGCTTCGGATCTTTGTCGGCGTGGCGGAACGCGAGCACATGACGCGGGCCGCGGAGGCGCTCAACGTGACGCAGTCGGCTGCCTCTGGGGCGATCGCCGCGCTGGAGGGGCGCTACGGCGTCCCGCTGTTCCATCGCGTGGGCCGTGGCATCCAGCTGACTGAGGCAGGCCGCGGCTTCCTGGACGAGGCACGCTCCGTGCTCGGCCGCGCCGCGCATGCCGAGACGATGCTGGCCGACTATGCGGGGCTGGCGCGCGGCACGCTGAGGTTGGTCGCCAGCCAGACCATCGCCAGCTACTGGCTGCCACCGATCCTGGCGGCTTTCCATGAACGCCATCCGCAGATCGCGGTCGAGCTCGCGATCGACAACACGGAAGGCGCCGCTGCCCAGGTGCTGGATGGGGCCGCCGAATTAGGTTTCGTGGAAGGCGTAATCGACGAGCCCGCCTTGGCCGACTGGATCGTGGGGCAGGATCCGATGGTCTTGGTTAGCCGAGCGGACGTGGCCCAAGTCGACGAGGCGTGGCTCCGTGCCGCACGCTGGATCGTACGCGAGCAGGGCTCGGGCACGCGCTCCAGCTTCGAGGAGGTGCTACGTGGCCGTGGCGTCGATCCAGCAAGTCTCGATGTGACGATGACCTTGCCCTCGAACGAGGCGGTGCGGACCGCGGTAGAGGCCGGGGCAGGGGTGGCGGCGCTCTCGCGCCTCGTCGTGGCGCCCGCACTCGCGGCCGGCACGCTCGCCGAGCTGCCGTTCGTCCTACCCGACCGTCCGTTCCACGCGCTTCGCCACAAGGAACGCTACCGCACCCGGGCAGCCGACGCGTTGACCGACCTCATCAAGGAGCAGGCGAGATGA
- a CDS encoding TDT family transporter, with the protein MTPDDTGNLQEVRRGWRPLVQLEHPREMIRQFTPNWFAATMGTGILALALPQMPGIGPAVKPIGEALWLFNIGLFMLFSGLYGARWLLFGHEAKRIFGHNTVSMFIGTIPMGLATIINGCLAFGIARFGPGIVGVAQVLWWLDVAMSLACGVLIPYLMFTRHEHNLDGMTAVWLLPVVAAEVAGASGGLLAPHLVGAHMQMVVLATSYVLWAYSVPVAFGILAILILRMALHKLPHESMAASSWLALGPIGTGALGMLVLGGDAPAILAANGLGLVGAVAQGLGTVAGLLLWGFGLWWLLLATLITIRYWRAGVPFNLGWWGYTFPLGVYTVATFRLGTTLHLVFFGVTGTVLTVALAAMWLLVGAKTLSGAWAGRLFVSPCIATPR; encoded by the coding sequence ATGACGCCCGACGACACCGGAAACCTCCAAGAAGTGAGGCGCGGTTGGCGCCCTTTGGTGCAGCTCGAACACCCGCGGGAGATGATCCGCCAGTTCACCCCCAACTGGTTCGCCGCGACCATGGGCACTGGCATCCTGGCGCTCGCCCTGCCGCAGATGCCGGGCATCGGCCCGGCGGTGAAGCCGATCGGGGAGGCACTGTGGCTGTTCAACATCGGCCTCTTCATGCTTTTCAGCGGCCTTTACGGCGCGCGCTGGCTTCTGTTCGGGCATGAGGCCAAGCGCATCTTTGGCCACAACACCGTGTCCATGTTCATCGGCACGATCCCGATGGGGCTGGCGACGATCATCAACGGCTGCCTCGCCTTCGGCATCGCCCGCTTCGGACCCGGGATCGTAGGCGTGGCGCAGGTCCTGTGGTGGTTGGACGTGGCGATGTCGCTCGCCTGCGGCGTGCTGATCCCCTACCTCATGTTCACGCGCCACGAGCACAACTTGGATGGTATGACCGCAGTGTGGCTACTGCCGGTGGTCGCGGCCGAGGTCGCCGGCGCCAGTGGCGGGCTGCTCGCGCCGCACCTGGTGGGCGCACACATGCAGATGGTGGTGCTCGCCACCTCCTACGTGCTGTGGGCCTATTCAGTGCCGGTGGCGTTCGGCATCCTCGCCATCCTGATCCTGCGCATGGCGCTGCACAAGCTGCCGCACGAGAGCATGGCGGCTTCCTCTTGGCTGGCGTTAGGACCCATCGGGACCGGTGCGCTCGGCATGCTGGTGCTGGGCGGCGATGCGCCCGCGATCCTGGCGGCAAACGGTCTGGGGCTGGTCGGCGCCGTGGCGCAGGGCCTTGGCACTGTGGCGGGGCTGCTGTTGTGGGGCTTCGGCCTGTGGTGGCTGCTGCTCGCGACGCTGATCACGATCCGCTACTGGCGGGCGGGCGTGCCGTTCAACCTCGGCTGGTGGGGCTATACTTTCCCGCTCGGCGTCTACACGGTCGCGACCTTCCGGCTCGGCACGACGCTGCACCTCGTCTTCTTCGGCGTGACCGGGACGGTGCTGACGGTGGCGCTCGCGGCGATGTGGCTGCTGGTGGGCGCCAAGACGCTGTCGGGGGCCTGGGCTGGCCGGCTATTCGTCTCGCCCTGTATCGCCACCCCGCGCTGA
- a CDS encoding heavy metal translocating P-type ATPase, protein MEQRQLFAVDGLFCAGCARGLEKRLAALDGVVAAGVHFVTASALVRWDPARCDPQAIGRRVGEAGYRLIERQSLADTAARFDREVQRLALRLAVAIVFGMWSMGAALILYVQPDIASPVAWWIALASGLFALPVLAYSGAAIFRMAWRSIRLRAPGLDLLIATGASGAVVLSTASLVRGEAQVYFDTATMLVTLLLLGRLIETRVRRTAIQALSAVDDLAANQAVALADGGSVELRQLAIGASIMIDAGAVIPGDGVVVEGESLIDRSIMTGEAMASAIGPDDRVQAGTTNLRRRLMVRVDRAYGDRDIDRMGGRIALEIAGRGEPRRALDQWIARLLAAAPAWSALAFLIAFALGASLVEAMTRALATLIVICPCALAIAAPLAHVRAAGVAARRGIRIADPAALEALAGMRTAIFDKTGTLTLARLRVDLVEPIAPFAREELLEAAAAAERGIDHPIARALANGADGPAGNRFDRSAGGVDLRGRDVAVSSANDACDDGRTWLDVMIDGQRAGRIGLADTLDQEAPATIAELHAAGIEVRLATGDGVDAALSVAGRVGVPQTMVAAGCTPLDKAKLVAAVLHPVIVIGDGVNDAPALAAADCGITVARAHAAAAATAGLVLEVGGIGTVLPAWRLARRTQHVITQNFVLATGYNIVAVPLAVLGLMTPLVAAAAMVASSCLVTMNAMRLN, encoded by the coding sequence GCCGGATGCGCGCGCGGGCTGGAAAAGCGCCTTGCGGCTCTCGACGGCGTCGTCGCCGCCGGCGTCCACTTCGTCACCGCGTCCGCGTTGGTCCGCTGGGACCCGGCGCGCTGCGATCCGCAGGCGATCGGCCGCCGCGTCGGCGAGGCGGGCTACCGGCTGATCGAGCGGCAGAGTCTGGCCGACACTGCGGCGCGGTTCGATCGCGAGGTGCAGAGGCTGGCGCTGCGGCTCGCGGTCGCGATCGTCTTCGGCATGTGGTCGATGGGGGCGGCGCTCATTCTCTACGTCCAACCGGACATCGCATCCCCTGTCGCCTGGTGGATCGCGCTCGCCTCCGGGCTGTTCGCCCTGCCCGTGCTCGCCTATTCGGGCGCGGCGATCTTTCGCATGGCGTGGCGCTCGATCCGGCTGCGTGCGCCAGGTCTCGACCTGCTGATCGCGACCGGCGCGAGCGGCGCGGTGGTGCTCTCGACCGCTTCGCTCGTTCGCGGGGAAGCGCAGGTCTATTTCGACACCGCGACGATGCTGGTGACGCTGCTCCTTCTGGGTCGTCTGATTGAGACACGGGTCCGCCGCACTGCGATCCAAGCCTTGTCGGCGGTGGACGATCTGGCAGCGAACCAGGCGGTCGCACTGGCGGATGGTGGATCGGTGGAGCTGCGGCAGCTTGCGATCGGCGCATCGATCATGATCGATGCCGGAGCAGTGATCCCCGGCGATGGCGTCGTCGTCGAGGGCGAAAGCCTTATCGATCGCTCGATCATGACCGGGGAGGCCATGGCGAGCGCCATTGGCCCGGATGACCGGGTGCAGGCGGGAACGACGAACCTGCGGCGCAGACTGATGGTGCGGGTCGACCGTGCTTATGGCGACCGCGACATCGACCGCATGGGCGGCCGGATCGCGCTCGAGATCGCCGGCCGCGGCGAACCGCGTCGCGCGCTCGATCAATGGATCGCGCGATTGCTTGCCGCCGCACCGGCCTGGTCGGCCCTCGCCTTCCTGATCGCTTTCGCTCTTGGAGCCTCGCTGGTCGAAGCGATGACGCGTGCGCTCGCGACGCTGATCGTCATCTGCCCCTGCGCGCTGGCGATCGCCGCACCGCTCGCGCATGTTCGAGCCGCAGGCGTTGCGGCACGACGCGGGATCCGGATCGCCGACCCCGCCGCGCTCGAGGCGCTCGCCGGCATGCGGACGGCGATCTTTGACAAGACCGGAACGCTGACCCTCGCTCGGCTTCGGGTTGATCTGGTCGAGCCGATCGCACCGTTCGCCAGGGAAGAGCTGCTCGAGGCCGCCGCGGCCGCCGAGCGCGGGATCGATCACCCGATCGCGCGCGCCCTGGCGAACGGTGCGGACGGACCCGCAGGCAACCGCTTCGACCGAAGCGCAGGTGGAGTAGATCTGCGTGGTCGGGATGTGGCTGTGAGTTCGGCCAATGACGCGTGCGATGATGGCCGGACCTGGCTCGACGTGATGATCGATGGCCAGCGCGCAGGTAGGATCGGCTTGGCCGACACGCTCGACCAGGAAGCGCCCGCGACCATCGCAGAGCTGCATGCGGCCGGGATCGAGGTGAGGCTGGCGACGGGAGACGGCGTGGACGCGGCGCTGTCGGTGGCGGGCCGCGTCGGCGTGCCGCAGACGATGGTCGCGGCAGGTTGCACACCGCTCGATAAGGCAAAGCTGGTCGCTGCGGTGTTGCATCCAGTGATCGTGATCGGCGACGGCGTCAACGACGCGCCCGCGCTGGCAGCGGCCGATTGCGGCATCACCGTCGCGCGCGCGCATGCCGCCGCGGCCGCAACGGCCGGGCTGGTGCTTGAAGTTGGCGGGATCGGGACCGTGCTGCCTGCGTGGCGACTAGCGAGGCGAACGCAGCACGTGATTACGCAAAATTTCGTACTCGCAACAGGCTATAACATCGTGGCGGTGCCGCTCGCGGTTTTGGGCCTGATGACCCCTCTTGTCGCAGCGGCTGCGATGGTCGCGAGCTCATGCCTAGTGACGATGAACGCGATGCGCCTGAACTGA